The Leptospira stimsonii genome includes the window GTATTCATGGTTCAAAACCTCGAAAGTGGTTCGGAAATCGTTCCCCGAAATTTTTCCTACAAAATTTCTATGCAGTAAAACTTTTTGACCTCTCACATTTTCAAAACAAGTTCAACTCCCATCGGTGAAAACGAAGTAGAATTCGTTTTCACCGTAACCAAATGGATGTTTTCTAATCCATGAGAAAATTTTAATATCCCTCAGAGCGAGCGATAAGAATCAATGCAACGCATTTTCTTCCGAGACAGTTTGTCGGAACAATGTAAATCCACTAAAAATCTTTCTTGCATGGTCCTCCTAAATTGGTATGCGCTCGATTTCAAAAATCAATCCCGCCGAAACGAAGTAGATCAAATTTTCACAAATATCTTTTCCAAATAAAAGATACTTGGAACTCCAAGTTCGAACAATTCATCCAAGTCGTATTGAATCAGATGACCGTAGGGATCGATATAACGTGGTCCGACTCCGTAAGGATCCGAAGCTTTTAAGAATTTCTTACCTTCGCTGGATACTACGATTCCAATACCACGAATGATATGCCCTTTTTGTGTAAGAAAAGTACCCAGACCACAAGGGTAATTACCGAATTCAAAGTAGTGGCAAAGTTCGTCTTTATCTCCCGCTTTTTTAACGATCTTAAAAGGAATCTCGTTCGACTTCATTAGTAAATTAAAATGTTCTGCATGATCCAAAGAATCATATACATTTTTATGATTCTTTATCACCCAATCCTCTAAGAGTGCATAGTAGTTATAGGTGGTTAAACGAATAAAATCCGGAATCCTATAAATCAAACCGATATAAACAATAAAGTCCTGGAAAACATTTCCCATACACTGTTGATAATCGTGAAGAAATAGTCGAGGCGTAGTGGGATCCTTTCTTTGCGGATTCCATGGCGCGATAGGATGCGATATGTGCGAAATCATTTTTCCCTCTTCGTTTAACAAACTGGTTGGTGCAAATCACAACGACTTCTGATTGAGAAAATCCCTGGAATAAGACTGGATTCTAAAATCCTGATACGGTTTTCCGCACAATCTCGTTCCCATTCTGTCCACTTCCGAACGCACTCTTCCCTCAAAAGACAACGAGAGAGATCTTTTGCATGAACTCGATATGCATTGTATCTTCCCGAAGTTACATACCACGTTCCGTTGATTTCGATCTCCGGCGGTTTTCCTGTCTCGATCGGTTTCGTCAGCGCAAAATTGTTAGAACGGAAACTACCTTTGCAATCTTCGTCTCTACGCTCACGGACACGATTTCCCTGATTCTGGCACGCAATCAAAATCATAAGCAGAACCGGGAGACAATTGTATTTCCTCAATTTCATAATAATCCTCGCTGTGTATTAAATGTGAAACGACCGCTTTCCCTCTATGGAGAATAAGAAAAATTATCGTTCCAAATATTATAATTGCGTAAACTTTCGTTCTGAGTGAAAGCAGGCTCCACCAAAGTAGAAACGAATTCATAACTTTTTACTCCCCACGTCGAAATTTTCACCAGAACCTTGAATATTCGTCTCATTCAATCTATCGAATGCGTTCTCGAATATTTTATTTTTGGAATTGATGCCTTCATTCACTCGTTTACCCAAATACAAACTGCCGACTGCACTGTAAAAAAGAATAAGCCATTGTATAAGATCCATATGCAAAGGTCTTAAGGAATCAGGAAAACAAATGGATAGAACACAAAGCGCCGTTAGATAAAATATTACCAAAAAGAATACGATCCATGTTCTTAAGGTTGTATCGGATCTCTTTCCGCTTCGATCATCCTGCCAAAGAAAATTCACTCGCTCCTCTTTACCTTCGTTGAGGTGAGCTTAATTAAGTCTTTTACGTCGGCTTTTATTTCAGCCAAATCCTTTGATATGGAGGTCATCTCGGTCTCTATTTTTACGATTCGAATTTCGTGATCTTTATACATAGTGTTGTATTGGAACACCGCTGAGATTAGAAAACAAAGAATCACAAGGAAATCCTTGATCCCTAACTTAATCTGACTTAATTTTGAATTCTCCATTCTACCTCTCAAAAAAAAATGACCCGCGCGGCGGCGGGCTAAGATACTACTCAATCGCTTTCGATTGTGAGAAGAGGATAGCACGGAGTGATCTGGTGTCCAAGGAGCGAACTGATTCTTTTACGTTCGTTCTGCCGCTAATTTTTCTTGAAGGATTTTACGGAAAGGTAAAATCATATCCGAGCTAAAATCGTTGTCGGTTTAAATAATTTGCTTTTTTGTCTTCCGAGAATGGGCGATCTTATCAAGATCGGAAACGAAAAACCTTCTGACTCTCGGACTCCACTCAATGAACGGTATTTCGTAATCGATCACGTATTGAGTGAAAGTCCTTACTGAAAGATTAAGATACTTTGCCGCATCTTTTGTTTTTAGCACTTGATTCTTATCGTTCGGAATCGAATATTTTTGTTCTTCAGCAAGCGCATCCTTTTCCGTAGAAAGAGAAGGCGTTACGACTTTTAATAATGAACCATTTCTTGTGTGACCTTTGATCTCAGACATAGAAAGCAGGTTTGAATGATTGCCTCCTATCTTGTCAAGTCATTTAGCGAACGTTTCCCTGGTCCCAAATTTAAAATCAAAAAAGAAAGATGAAATATTCTTTTTGAATATTCTAATTATTGAATTTATTAACAAAGATAGCGCGTTGAACGCCGTTTTTTGAGTCTGATCGCGGAGAAGTCCTTTTGAATGAAATTTAGAACACTCGAATCGAAAAAGTATAAATTCCTTCTTGAATCGAATTCTGTGCGCTCAAGAACGAAGGATGGTCACATCCAGCTTTGGCTTTGTTTTCTAAAGCGAAGAAGTCGAGGAAAGAAATGTGAATTTCAAAATGAGCAGATTCTTACCAAGTTATGAGACATATTGAAATTATTGTCATTTTCATTCCTGGATTAAAACTTTCCAATGAATTGCCAAAACCTGTTTCAAAGTGAACAAAAAACAGCCACACTTTCGGATTTAAGATGGATTTTGTCAGGGGTTAAAAATATACTAAACATATATATAGCGTTATTGTTGGAGCAAGAATTTGGAGACTACGGAAGATTTGCGCAATCATCTTTTTTGGGAAGTGGAAGAGACTCTTAAAAAGTTCGAATACGACTTTCAAGTATCTCCTGAACCGATTCAAGTTCTGAGACATACGTACGCACTTGAAATCGTTAATCGTATCTTCGCGAGCCTTGATAAATGATTCTTATTTCTTCCGTCGAAATTTTTCGATTACAACATTCAGTGCATCTAATTCCGAATCCGGGACGTCCAAAAGATTCTCTAATAATTCTTCCATCTGCGGCCTAGTCCTTATCTTCCTTAAAATCGCCCGGTAACGATCCGTTTCTCGATCGGTTTTTAATCCGGCTTCAGATAATAACATATCTCCTTCGCCGGTAATCAGCCATAGCGGATTCACATTGTGCTCTGTTCTAAGCCTCAACAAAGAATCCTGCGAAAAACTCTTAGCTCTTTCGTTGATAAGATCACTGATAAAAGCAGGCTTCAACTCAATCGATCTAGCGAACTCCGCCTGAGATAGCCCAAGAGTTTCAATTAGCCTTTTCAATCGTTCGGGAAATTTTTTATCCGCTTTATACATTTTTACCGTATTTTTTTGTTGACCAAAATACATTATAGACGTATGGTCATTTCAAGCGGGACAAAACCCGCCCTGATTCATTTCGATTCCGGAGCCAAGTTCGGTCGATCGCCGACCCAAGCATTGCATGCGGAAGCGAAATCGCAATCACAAAAAGGGGCTGTAATGATCATCACGGGTGGGAACGCGCGGAAGAATTTTATCTGCATCGCTCTTAAAAGGAAGAACTGCACTAAACTCTATAGAAAGGCTGGGGAGAACTTTGGCCACCTTTTCAGGAGTTTAATCGGAGAACATTCTTACATTGAAATTCAGATCTTATTCAATATATGGAATATTCCATTTTTGATGTTCTTTACCTTGTTTCATGATTAAACGAAAAACCAGGAGATTGTAGAATGACCGAGATTGAAACGATCTGTATCGATCGCAAAGAAAAATTTTCCAAAGACAACTTGGACCCGATCGTCCTCACAGACATAGAGGACAAAATGGTGGGCCAAATTGCTGAATATGTTAAGAATCAATTTCCTACGTTTGATTGGAGATGGGACGATCACACGGAAATGGCAGACAAAGCTGTAACATCCTTGTTCCTCGTTAAAAACGATATAGTTCATATCTGTAAAAAAGAACCAATCAAAATCAGAGAATTTATTAGTATTCTTGAATATATTATAGAGGAGGAATACGGAGAATGATTCAGATTAGAGAACGAATTACATTATTGAGAAGGGGGATTCTCCTTTCTAAACTTTATAAGAAGGATGGAGGCAGAAGAAACCATTTTGAAATCATTGAAAGCCTCTTGAGTCGTTCTGCCGTAATGGACGCATTCTTACAAGACCGCGAGTTAGAAGGCGACTTTTACGAATGGATAAACGAACAGAAAATCACGGAGAATTTAGAATATGAAAAATGAAATTTGCAATCGGTGTAGAAAGAATGAATCTCTCAGTCAAACCGATCTTTGCAAAGATTGTCTCAGGGAAAAATTTAAGAAACTGATCCCATCTATTGATCGTATTCGGCCTATTCATCCGAATTTTTCCCGATTTTCGTCTACCGAGGATCCGAAGGGGGTAGCATGAATCTTACTAAGAAACAAAAAATTCAAAGGTCAATTCAGGTTGAGAACGCTGTCTTCGAAGAAATATGGAAAGAGGTTCCGGACCACATGATTCGTAAACTGAAAGCGGAGGAACTTTCTGAATATATAGTCCGCCACATTCTTCCGGTAATAGAAAAAAGGAGAATCACAATGACTCCTTACGTTCGGAAAAATTCTGCTAAAAAGGAGATCGCGATTGCGTAACGATATCATGAACGCCGTTAAACCGAAACGTCTCCTCGTAAATGGAGAAGTCGTTCACTACAAAAGATTTTGGAGAAGAGGACGTTCCTTATCCCAACGTATCGAACAGGTTGTCATTGAATCAAAACTGAATCTCAGGGATATAGCGTTTAAATACTCATTCGATTTCTATCAGAATCAAAATGAAACGATGGGTCCGCTCTATAGAGAACACTTAGCAGACGTAATAAAAGGGGTTCGAAATACTCCCCGTTACGTAATCGCTATTGAGGATTCTTGGAAACTTCCGATCGAAACGATTCGAAAAATTTATCAAGAAGATAAGGAAAGAGAAAAGCTAGGACAGTTATTGGATCCGGATTCTATCAGAGAATTTGCAATTTGGTATTCCGGAATTCTTAAATTATCCCTGGCTGAAAATTCATAAACTGAAAATAACGCAGAGCGCGCTACGCAGGAAGGAGAAGGAGACTGGCTACAGAGGAAACATTATTCAAACTTACGAATATTCTAAATAACACTAAAATGATAAGGTCTTTTCCGGATCCTAGGATTTCGGAAAATCTCAAAGTATTTATAAGTTTGATTTGAAGATGATTTTTGATTACAAACTTTTCTTTCCATTCGAATTCGCTATCTCGTGTGAACGGAGAGCAAAGTTCCATGGAAAAATAAGAAACAATTCGTTCTCAATAAATCGAGAAGAATGTTAGGGAATACAAAGAAGTTCAAGTGGCTCTCAGCGAAAGGAAAGAAAATGTTCGATCGAGTGTTCCAAATGATTCTCCATATCTCGAGCATGAGGACGAAAGGAAGCTGTGTGGTATAAAATCGAACGAATGGAAGCGAAAACAAAAAGCAATGATGGAGAGCAAGAGTTGAAGAAGATGAGCAGTAATAGCAAAAATAAGATGCCGTTGCTAAGATTCAAATAGACCGTAGCAAGGTTTTGAAATAGAAAAACAAACTCAAAGGAAAGAAAAGTCTTATTTCGAATCTAAATTTAGAATTAAAAAAATATAATATTTTAAAAGAAACTAATTTAAATCAGAAAACAAAATAGGAGAAACCGCATGAATGGAAGGAAGAAGGAACCTGATAAACAAAAAAGCAAAAACAAGAAAAAGATTACTTCCGGAAAAAATATTCCGGCAGTGAAAGTTCTGCCATCTTCGACTAACGGAGTGGCGGTCGAAATGACTTCGAAATAGGAGATCATATGTCAAAGTTAAAAAACACAAAGAAGAAAGGCGACCTCCTGGATCTGCCTGACAACAAATATAAGGATCGCTCCGATCTCACCCAAGCAATTCAATTACTCGGGGAGATCAAACGAGAAAGAGATCGAATCAAAAGCCGGACCGACGACCAAATCAGCATGCTCCAAAGAGATCTTCAGAATGAAATTTCGCCTTTGGATCTAAAAATTCAGCACATTGCATCCGGAATAAAATATTTCGTAGATCATCATAAGGAAGAACTCTTTCCTGATCCGGAATATAAAACCTGTAAATTTACGACAGGTGTCTTGAAATTACGAAGAGTTCCTGCTTCTGTAAAGACTCGGGGAACCGTAAAATTTATTGAAAAAATTCTCTCGGAGAATGGGCTACTGGATCGATTTAATTTTTTGATCTCTAAGTTAGGTGGAATGTATCTTCGTATTAAATTGGAACTCAACAAAGAAAAAATCCTCGCAGAACCTCTTAAAGCCATACAAAAGATCGGAATCGAATTCAATGAAGAATCGGAGCGCTTATACATTACCCCAAGCGAAACGGAAATAGAAATAGAAATAGAAGCCGTCGAGGACGCGGCCTGATGTTAGCGCAAACGAATAAAGAAGCCGATTGGGAAACTTTTATCGAATATTCGAAAAGGTTTTCCAGATTTACGCACGAAGAGGTTCGGAGTTTGGAAGTTAAGATCGATAAGCTGAATTTCATGATCGAGATTTCGGAAACTTCCGAATATGTAAGAATTCTAATAGAACGTTATTTTCGAAATTCGATTTGGGAAATACGACAAGGAGACGGATATGTCATCAACATTTAAAGCGCAATTAAGGATTCAATTTGAAGATCTTGAATTCAACGATTTCACCGATGCCGTTTTAGATGAGTTTGGTATGGTTACAATTGCAACTATGACGCTCTTTGCAAAAAGGAAATTGGGAGTTTCCCAAACTACAATCGAAAAAATTGCGGAAATGAAACGAAATTCTCCAATTCATTCCTAATTTTAGAAAGGAGGTAAAAGATGAATCAGATCACTTTTAAGAATCTTAAAAACTATAAATATCAATTGGTCAAGAACTACGATTATCGAACCTCGATAAAAACGAATTCTTCTATGCAGATCGGACTACCCGATGTAAAAATTTTTCTGGAACTTTCTCCGGATGGTCTTTTGAAAATCGATTCGGGCTACGCTTGGGACGGTCCGAGCGGGCCGACCATCGATACAAAGAATTTTATGCGTGGATCTCTCGTTCACGATGCTCTCTATCAATTGATGCGGGAAGAAAAATTGGATCGAAAACGTTATCGTGAATCCGCGGATAAAATTCTCAAAGAGATCTGTTTGGAAGACGGTATGAGCTCCTTTCG containing:
- a CDS encoding helix-turn-helix domain-containing protein; translated protein: MSEIKGHTRNGSLLKVVTPSLSTEKDALAEEQKYSIPNDKNQVLKTKDAAKYLNLSVRTFTQYVIDYEIPFIEWSPRVRRFFVSDLDKIAHSRKTKKQII
- a CDS encoding helix-turn-helix domain-containing protein; translated protein: MYKADKKFPERLKRLIETLGLSQAEFARSIELKPAFISDLINERAKSFSQDSLLRLRTEHNVNPLWLITGEGDMLLSEAGLKTDRETDRYRAILRKIRTRPQMEELLENLLDVPDSELDALNVVIEKFRRKK
- a CDS encoding LIC13344 family protein, producing the protein MTEIETICIDRKEKFSKDNLDPIVLTDIEDKMVGQIAEYVKNQFPTFDWRWDDHTEMADKAVTSLFLVKNDIVHICKKEPIKIREFISILEYIIEEEYGE
- a CDS encoding host-nuclease inhibitor Gam family protein — translated: MSKLKNTKKKGDLLDLPDNKYKDRSDLTQAIQLLGEIKRERDRIKSRTDDQISMLQRDLQNEISPLDLKIQHIASGIKYFVDHHKEELFPDPEYKTCKFTTGVLKLRRVPASVKTRGTVKFIEKILSENGLLDRFNFLISKLGGMYLRIKLELNKEKILAEPLKAIQKIGIEFNEESERLYITPSETEIEIEIEAVEDAA